One window of the Shimwellia blattae DSM 4481 = NBRC 105725 genome contains the following:
- a CDS encoding autotransporter domain-containing protein, giving the protein MYRRNKLSGIISQIINRKYILAAGVFPLSLLAISHIASASAPPQASSPEAWRTPEFAMQWGLASIGAEYAYARGYTGRDITIGVLDETIIDHEEFSGKLSKISPEDPYNYGVSPGGWITIGTHGNHVAGIAAARRDGVGMHGVAYEANILAAKYLGNPIVRSEQMIQSAARIINNSWGYPIRIVRDEQGNPIWLPNGTPYYSTVTLRDNINYYAPVIGMLNELSLSPVSKVRTNYSSDISMLRAARENKLIVFAAGNGNNYNIPVGVPSLPYFSPDVFGNFLVVTNLTPRDDLHVSSTSCGFTASYCLSAPGTNIYSTGGRLVSITGGGITANALLNGELAFREGYEYMTGTSMAAPLTSGAAAVLMQRFPYMTSAQIADVLKTTATDLGAPGLDARFGWGKLNLRAAIDGPGMFVTPEDIPEDLYISGTYTDTQFIVNLPGIGAILEPGTPQERVCASHECAWDRWDNNISGHGGLTKTGSGTLVLNGNNTYTGPTLVNQGWLLVNGALTSGVTVEQQGILGGSGQIGALRVGAGGTLAPGNSTGTLTVLRDVQFDPGSLYRVEINRDGQSDAIHTAGAVTLNGGDVSVLLAGQENLLTQDEVHSLAGRTYSILTAANGIHGAFRTVAPDYLFIGTQLNYQPERIGLAVGRNSTAFTSVAETKNQREVARAADQLAAGHPVYESILASTTAAEARQAFSQLTGQIYADVAGALLSNSRYLRDTLNSRLRQATSSHALWVETLGGWDKATGTTNATGYRASTYGVLIGADKPVSDKVTLGVAGGVTRSALNGANRAHGDSNNYHLAAYGALQSGALALRGGLAHTWHRIDAERRVKYGAQADKFTASYQATTRQLFSELGYTLSGASVSAEPFGRFSYTSLTSHGFSERGGAAALQGKKKTNDAVLSTLGLRGSVGWQVGQATVSLRAEAGWQHQYNSPERSSRLAFTPGGAAFTAATVKGAKDSAVASLSGELTLNPQTTLSIGYSGLSGAKQQDNSVHAGIRIRF; this is encoded by the coding sequence ATGTACCGAAGAAATAAGCTATCTGGAATTATTAGTCAAATAATTAACAGGAAATATATTCTTGCCGCAGGCGTTTTTCCGCTCAGTTTACTGGCAATTAGCCATATAGCCAGCGCCAGTGCCCCGCCACAGGCCAGCTCCCCCGAAGCGTGGCGTACGCCAGAGTTTGCGATGCAGTGGGGGCTGGCGTCAATTGGGGCAGAATATGCCTATGCCCGGGGGTATACCGGGCGGGATATCACCATTGGCGTGCTGGATGAAACTATCATCGATCATGAGGAATTTAGCGGTAAACTCAGCAAAATTTCACCTGAAGACCCCTATAATTATGGGGTGAGCCCCGGAGGGTGGATAACCATCGGAACCCACGGTAATCACGTGGCCGGTATTGCTGCCGCACGCCGTGACGGTGTGGGAATGCACGGCGTGGCCTATGAGGCGAATATTCTTGCCGCTAAATATCTGGGTAATCCGATAGTCCGTTCTGAGCAAATGATTCAGAGCGCGGCGCGAATTATTAATAACAGCTGGGGGTACCCGATTAGAATCGTCAGAGATGAACAGGGGAACCCCATATGGTTACCAAACGGAACACCCTATTATTCCACGGTAACATTGCGGGATAATATTAATTATTATGCGCCTGTTATCGGAATGCTTAATGAATTAAGTCTGAGTCCCGTTTCTAAGGTGCGTACTAATTACAGTAGTGATATATCCATGCTACGTGCGGCACGGGAAAATAAACTTATCGTCTTTGCTGCCGGTAACGGTAATAATTATAACATCCCGGTAGGGGTGCCATCGCTGCCTTATTTTTCCCCGGATGTATTCGGGAACTTCCTGGTGGTGACCAATCTTACCCCCCGGGATGATCTGCATGTGTCATCCACTTCCTGTGGATTTACCGCCAGTTATTGCCTGTCGGCCCCGGGTACCAATATCTACAGTACGGGCGGGCGTCTGGTTTCCATTACTGGTGGGGGGATAACGGCCAACGCACTGCTGAATGGCGAGCTGGCATTCCGGGAAGGCTACGAGTACATGACGGGCACCTCTATGGCGGCTCCGTTAACCAGCGGTGCCGCCGCTGTGCTGATGCAGCGCTTCCCCTATATGACCAGCGCCCAGATTGCCGACGTGCTGAAAACCACCGCCACAGATCTGGGGGCCCCCGGGCTGGATGCGCGCTTCGGCTGGGGAAAACTTAACCTGCGGGCCGCCATTGACGGCCCCGGCATGTTCGTGACCCCGGAGGATATTCCTGAAGATCTCTATATTTCCGGCACCTATACCGACACCCAGTTTATTGTCAACCTGCCGGGCATCGGCGCCATTCTTGAGCCGGGAACCCCCCAGGAGCGGGTGTGTGCCAGCCATGAATGCGCCTGGGATCGCTGGGATAATAATATCAGCGGCCACGGTGGGCTGACCAAGACTGGCAGCGGCACCCTGGTGCTGAATGGCAATAACACCTACACCGGGCCAACGCTGGTGAATCAGGGCTGGCTGCTGGTTAATGGGGCGCTGACGTCCGGCGTTACGGTGGAGCAGCAGGGGATACTGGGCGGCAGCGGGCAGATTGGCGCATTGCGGGTGGGGGCCGGTGGCACCCTCGCGCCGGGTAACAGTACGGGCACGCTGACCGTGCTGCGGGATGTGCAGTTTGATCCCGGCTCCCTGTACCGGGTTGAGATTAACCGCGACGGCCAGAGCGACGCTATTCACACTGCCGGTGCTGTGACCCTGAACGGTGGCGATGTGTCGGTGTTGCTGGCAGGTCAGGAGAATTTACTTACCCAGGATGAAGTCCACAGCCTGGCCGGGCGAACCTATTCGATTCTGACGGCGGCAAATGGTATTCACGGCGCCTTCAGAACCGTTGCGCCGGACTATCTGTTTATTGGCACACAGCTGAATTATCAGCCAGAGCGCATTGGGCTGGCCGTGGGGCGCAATAGCACCGCGTTTACCAGCGTGGCGGAGACGAAAAACCAGCGTGAAGTCGCCCGGGCCGCCGATCAGTTAGCGGCCGGGCATCCGGTTTACGAGAGTATCCTGGCCAGCACCACAGCGGCGGAGGCCCGCCAGGCGTTCAGTCAGCTTACAGGGCAAATTTATGCGGATGTGGCCGGTGCCTTACTGAGCAACAGCCGCTACCTGCGCGATACGCTGAACAGCCGTTTACGGCAGGCCACTTCCAGCCACGCCCTGTGGGTCGAAACCCTGGGCGGATGGGATAAAGCCACCGGAACGACCAACGCGACCGGATACCGGGCCTCTACCTACGGGGTGCTGATTGGTGCTGATAAGCCAGTCAGTGACAAGGTTACCCTGGGGGTAGCCGGTGGGGTGACCCGCAGCGCGCTGAACGGCGCAAACCGGGCCCATGGGGACAGCAACAACTACCACCTGGCGGCGTATGGCGCGCTGCAGAGTGGGGCGCTCGCACTGCGCGGGGGGCTGGCCCATACCTGGCACCGTATTGATGCCGAACGCCGGGTGAAATATGGCGCTCAGGCCGATAAATTCACCGCCAGCTACCAGGCCACAACCCGCCAGCTGTTTTCTGAACTGGGGTATACCCTCTCCGGGGCCAGCGTCAGCGCGGAGCCGTTTGGCCGCTTCAGCTACACCAGCCTGACCAGTCACGGTTTCTCTGAGCGGGGTGGCGCTGCCGCCCTACAGGGCAAAAAGAAAACCAACGATGCGGTTTTGTCCACGCTGGGGCTGAGGGGCAGTGTCGGCTGGCAGGTCGGGCAGGCAACGGTGAGCTTACGGGCTGAAGCGGGCTGGCAGCACCAGTACAACAGCCCTGAGCGCAGCAGCCGTCTGGCCTTCACCCCCGGCGGCGCGGCGTTTACTGCCGCCACGGTGAAGGGCGCTAAAGATAGCGCGGTCGCTTCACTGAGCGGTGAGCTGACACTGAACCCGCAGACCACGTTGTCCATCGGCTATAGCGGGTTGTCCGGCGCAAAACAGCAGGATAACAGCGTGCATGCCGGGATCCGGATCCGGTTTTAA
- the setB gene encoding sugar efflux transporter SetB, translating to MHSESIAPPARERNLTAASFLIVAFLTGIASALQTPTLSLFLTEEVHARPAMVGFFFTGSAVIGILVSQFLAGHSDRRGDRKTLILGCCLLGVLACLLFAWNRNYFILLFIGVFLSSFGSTANPQLFALAREHADNTGREVAMFSAILRAQVSLAWVIGPPISYALAMGFGFDVMYLSAGLAFVVCAGIVWWLLPSMPKTPQTTATRPQAPARHRRDALLLFVACTMMWGCNSLYIINMPLYIINELKLPEKLAGIMMGTAAGLEIPTMLIAGYYARRFGKRFLLRVAVVAGLLFYLGMLTLQNEICLLGLQLLNAIFIGILAGIGMLYFQDLMPGQAGSATTLYANTTRVGWIIAGSLAGISAEIWGYYAAFYIALAMIAVTVYCLMRIQDI from the coding sequence ATGCACAGTGAATCCATCGCGCCGCCAGCCAGGGAACGCAACCTGACGGCGGCCTCATTCTTAATAGTCGCTTTTTTAACCGGCATTGCCTCCGCGCTCCAGACCCCGACCCTGAGCCTGTTTCTCACCGAAGAGGTACATGCCCGCCCGGCCATGGTGGGGTTCTTTTTTACCGGCAGTGCAGTGATTGGCATTCTGGTCAGCCAGTTTCTGGCCGGACACTCCGATCGCCGGGGCGATCGCAAGACCCTGATCCTGGGCTGCTGCCTGCTGGGCGTGCTTGCCTGCCTGCTTTTCGCCTGGAACCGCAATTACTTTATTTTGCTGTTTATCGGCGTGTTTCTGAGTAGCTTTGGTTCTACCGCTAACCCGCAGCTGTTTGCCCTGGCCCGGGAACATGCCGACAACACCGGCCGCGAAGTGGCAATGTTCAGCGCCATTTTGCGTGCCCAGGTGTCACTGGCGTGGGTTATCGGGCCGCCTATCTCCTACGCCCTGGCGATGGGGTTTGGTTTTGATGTGATGTACCTCAGCGCCGGGCTGGCATTTGTGGTGTGTGCCGGTATTGTCTGGTGGCTGCTGCCCTCCATGCCCAAAACCCCACAAACCACCGCCACCCGGCCCCAGGCCCCCGCCCGCCACCGCCGGGATGCGCTGCTGCTTTTTGTGGCCTGCACCATGATGTGGGGCTGTAACAGCCTGTATATCATCAATATGCCGCTGTATATCATTAACGAACTGAAACTGCCGGAGAAGCTGGCCGGGATCATGATGGGGACCGCCGCCGGGCTGGAGATCCCGACAATGCTTATCGCCGGTTACTACGCCAGGCGCTTCGGTAAGCGCTTTCTGCTGCGGGTGGCCGTGGTGGCCGGGCTGCTGTTCTATCTCGGCATGCTGACACTGCAAAATGAAATCTGCCTGCTCGGGCTGCAACTGCTGAACGCGATTTTTATCGGTATTCTGGCGGGGATCGGCATGCTCTATTTTCAGGATCTGATGCCCGGGCAGGCGGGCTCCGCCACCACCCTGTACGCCAATACCACCCGGGTGGGCTGGATTATCGCCGGCTCCCTGGCGGGGATCTCCGCCGAGATCTGGGGCTATTACGCGGCGTTTTATATCGCCCTCGCCATGATAGCCGTGACCGTTTACTGCCTGATGCGCATTCAGGATATCTGA
- the fruB gene encoding fused PTS fructose transporter subunit IIA/HPr protein yields the protein MFQLSVQDIHLAARAATKDAAIRQVADALARAGNVAPEYVDGMLAREQQTTTYLGNGIAIPHGTTDTRSHVLKTGVQVFQFPEGIDWGEGQTAYIVIGIAASSDEHLGLLRQLTHVLSDDAVAEQLKTATSTEALRSLLMGEQQHQELLFDHRLLALDVAATDMVTLQALNAGRLRAAGAVDDSFVARAVSHAPLSLGQGIWLSDSTEGNLASGIAISRPAVPFLAGEQPVALLMTVAVTDDQPLQVLNRLGDLITTQQAEKLLKADASTLVSLLTRGDAPAQNSQQVAEFVIRNEHGLHARPGTMLVNTIKQFTSEITVANLDGTGKPANGRSLMKVVALGVKKGHRLRFTAQGDDAVEALNAIGDAINAGLGEA from the coding sequence ATGTTCCAGTTATCTGTGCAGGATATTCACCTCGCCGCCCGGGCCGCAACCAAAGACGCGGCGATCCGCCAGGTGGCTGATGCCCTGGCCCGCGCCGGTAATGTGGCCCCGGAATATGTCGATGGCATGCTGGCGCGTGAACAGCAAACCACCACCTACCTCGGCAATGGTATTGCCATTCCCCACGGCACCACCGATACCCGCAGCCATGTGCTGAAAACCGGTGTGCAGGTGTTCCAGTTCCCGGAAGGGATCGACTGGGGGGAAGGGCAGACGGCCTACATTGTCATCGGGATTGCCGCGAGCTCCGATGAGCACCTCGGATTATTACGCCAGCTGACCCATGTCCTGAGTGACGATGCGGTGGCTGAACAGTTAAAAACCGCCACCTCGACTGAAGCGCTGCGCAGCCTGCTGATGGGGGAGCAGCAACACCAGGAACTGCTGTTTGACCACCGCCTGCTGGCGCTGGATGTGGCGGCAACGGATATGGTCACGCTGCAGGCGCTGAACGCCGGGCGGCTGAGAGCCGCCGGGGCTGTTGATGACAGCTTTGTGGCCCGGGCGGTGAGCCATGCCCCCCTGAGCCTGGGCCAGGGGATCTGGCTGAGCGACAGCACTGAGGGCAACCTCGCCAGCGGAATAGCCATCAGCCGCCCGGCGGTGCCTTTTCTGGCCGGGGAGCAGCCGGTCGCGCTGCTGATGACCGTGGCGGTGACCGATGATCAACCGCTCCAGGTGCTGAACCGGCTCGGGGATCTGATAACCACACAGCAGGCTGAAAAGCTGCTGAAGGCCGATGCCTCCACCCTGGTCAGCCTGCTGACCCGCGGTGACGCGCCTGCGCAGAATAGCCAACAAGTGGCGGAGTTTGTTATCCGCAATGAACACGGGCTCCACGCCCGCCCGGGTACCATGCTGGTAAATACCATTAAGCAATTTACCAGCGAGATCACCGTGGCAAACCTGGACGGAACAGGTAAACCGGCCAATGGCCGCAGCCTGATGAAAGTTGTCGCTCTGGGGGTGAAAAAAGGCCATCGCCTGCGTTTCACCGCCCAGGGGGATGATGCAGTAGAGGCGCTGAACGCGATTGGTGACGCGATCAATGCCGGGTTAGGAGAAGCATAA
- the fruK gene encoding 1-phosphofructokinase has product MSRRVATITLNPAYDLVGYCDQIERGEVNRVKTTGLHAAGKGINVAKVLKDLGIDVTVGGFLGKDNQDGFQQLFSELGIANRFQVVQGRTRINVKLTEQDGEVTDLNFSGFEVTPADWERFVNDSLSWLGQFDMVCVSGSLPAGVSPQAFTDWMTRLRSQCPCIIFDSSREALEAGLKASPWLVKPNRRELEIWAGRKLPTLDDVIDAAHGLREQGIAHVVISLGAEGALWVNASGEWIAKPPACQVISTVGAGDSMVGGLIYGLLMRESSEHTLRLATAVAALAVSQSNVGITDRTQLAAMMARVELKPFH; this is encoded by the coding sequence ATGAGCAGACGTGTTGCCACTATTACACTGAATCCGGCCTATGACCTGGTCGGCTATTGTGACCAGATCGAGCGCGGGGAAGTTAACCGGGTAAAAACCACCGGCCTGCATGCGGCGGGCAAAGGGATTAATGTCGCGAAGGTCTTAAAAGATCTTGGCATCGATGTGACGGTGGGCGGCTTCCTGGGAAAAGACAACCAGGATGGCTTTCAGCAGCTGTTCAGCGAGCTGGGGATAGCAAACCGTTTTCAGGTGGTGCAGGGGCGTACCCGTATCAACGTGAAGCTCACTGAGCAGGACGGCGAAGTCACCGATTTAAACTTTTCCGGCTTCGAAGTCACCCCGGCAGACTGGGAGCGCTTTGTGAATGATTCCCTTTCCTGGCTTGGGCAGTTCGATATGGTCTGTGTCAGCGGCAGCCTGCCTGCCGGGGTCAGCCCCCAGGCGTTTACTGACTGGATGACCCGCCTGCGCAGCCAGTGCCCGTGCATCATTTTCGACAGCAGCCGGGAAGCGCTTGAAGCCGGGCTGAAAGCCTCTCCGTGGCTGGTTAAACCAAACCGCCGCGAGCTGGAGATCTGGGCCGGGCGCAAACTGCCGACCCTTGATGATGTGATTGATGCGGCACACGGCCTGCGCGAGCAGGGCATTGCCCATGTGGTTATCTCGCTGGGGGCGGAAGGTGCCCTGTGGGTGAATGCCTCCGGTGAGTGGATTGCCAAACCGCCTGCCTGCCAGGTGATCAGCACGGTGGGTGCCGGGGATTCGATGGTCGGCGGGCTGATTTACGGCCTGCTGATGCGCGAATCCAGCGAGCACACCCTGCGCCTGGCAACGGCGGTTGCCGCTCTGGCGGTAAGCCAGAGTAATGTCGGCATAACCGATCGCACACAACTGGCGGCCATGATGGCCCGTGTCGAACTGAAACCGTTTCATTAA
- the fruA gene encoding PTS fructose transporter subunit IIBC: protein MKTLLLIDQHQGQARAWLAKNVLTAAAARAQLTLTESADDAELVIVAGDRVPATPGLQGKPLYRGDIDQAVQDPAGFIDTARARAEPWAGEVMAAQDGAAQKRIVAVTACPTGVAHTFMAAEAIETEAKKRGWWVKVETRGSVGAGNPITAEEIARADLVLVAADIEVDLAKFAGKPMYRTSTGLALKKTAQEFDNALDQAQPYTPATRAAAAGAKQESGGGAYRHLLTGVSYMLPMVVAGGLCIALSFVFGIKAFEQPGTLAAALMQIGGGSAFALMVPVLAGYIAFSIADRPGLTPGLIGGMLAVSGGSGFIGGIIAGFLAGYVAKFISGKLKLPASMEALKPILIIPLVSSLIVGLGMIYVIGTPVAKILAGLTHWLQTMGTANAVLLGAILGGMMCTDMGGPVNKAAYAFGVGLLSTQTYAPMAAIMAGGMVPPLALGLATLIAPRKFDKTQREGGKAALVLGLCFITEGAIPFAARDPMRVLPCCIIGGAVTGAISMAVSAKLMAPHGGLFVLLIPGAITPVLGYLLAIVAGTLIAGVSYALLKRPESDLVAKAA from the coding sequence ATGAAAACGCTGCTTCTTATCGATCAACACCAGGGCCAGGCCCGCGCCTGGCTGGCAAAAAATGTGCTGACGGCGGCTGCGGCCCGGGCACAACTGACACTTACCGAAAGCGCCGACGACGCTGAGCTGGTTATTGTGGCGGGTGACCGGGTGCCGGCCACCCCGGGGTTGCAGGGCAAGCCACTGTACCGGGGGGATATTGATCAGGCGGTGCAGGATCCTGCCGGGTTTATTGACACCGCCCGGGCCCGGGCTGAACCCTGGGCCGGGGAGGTGATGGCTGCACAAGACGGGGCCGCGCAGAAACGTATCGTGGCGGTAACCGCCTGCCCGACCGGGGTCGCACACACCTTTATGGCGGCAGAGGCCATTGAAACCGAAGCGAAAAAGCGCGGCTGGTGGGTAAAAGTGGAAACCCGCGGCTCGGTCGGGGCCGGTAACCCGATCACCGCAGAGGAGATAGCCCGGGCCGATCTGGTGCTGGTGGCGGCAGATATTGAAGTGGATCTGGCGAAGTTTGCCGGGAAACCTATGTACCGGACCTCCACCGGCCTTGCCCTGAAGAAAACGGCTCAGGAATTTGATAACGCGCTGGACCAGGCGCAGCCCTACACACCGGCCACCCGGGCGGCTGCGGCCGGGGCGAAGCAAGAGAGCGGCGGCGGGGCGTATCGCCACCTGTTAACCGGCGTGTCGTACATGCTGCCGATGGTGGTGGCCGGGGGGCTGTGTATCGCCCTGTCTTTTGTGTTCGGGATTAAAGCCTTTGAACAGCCGGGCACGCTGGCCGCCGCGCTGATGCAGATCGGCGGCGGCTCCGCCTTTGCCCTGATGGTGCCGGTGCTGGCCGGGTATATTGCCTTCTCAATTGCGGACCGTCCGGGTCTCACCCCGGGTCTGATTGGCGGGATGCTGGCAGTCAGCGGCGGCTCAGGGTTTATTGGCGGCATCATCGCCGGTTTCCTGGCCGGTTACGTGGCGAAGTTTATCAGCGGCAAGCTGAAGCTCCCGGCCAGTATGGAAGCGCTGAAACCGATTCTGATCATCCCGCTGGTCTCCAGCCTGATTGTCGGGCTGGGCATGATCTATGTAATTGGTACGCCGGTGGCAAAAATCCTGGCCGGTCTGACCCACTGGCTGCAAACCATGGGGACTGCGAACGCGGTGCTGTTGGGGGCTATTCTCGGCGGTATGATGTGTACCGATATGGGCGGCCCGGTCAACAAAGCGGCCTATGCCTTCGGGGTAGGGCTGCTGAGCACCCAGACTTACGCCCCCATGGCGGCAATCATGGCCGGGGGCATGGTGCCACCGCTGGCGCTGGGCCTGGCGACGCTGATTGCGCCGCGTAAGTTTGACAAAACCCAGCGCGAAGGGGGGAAAGCCGCACTGGTACTGGGATTGTGCTTCATTACCGAAGGGGCCATTCCGTTTGCCGCGCGTGACCCGATGCGGGTACTGCCGTGCTGCATCATTGGCGGTGCGGTGACCGGGGCTATCTCTATGGCGGTGAGCGCGAAGCTGATGGCGCCGCACGGTGGCCTGTTTGTGCTGCTGATCCCGGGGGCTATCACACCGGTGCTGGGATACCTGCTGGCGATTGTGGCGGGCACCCTGATTGCGGGCGTGAGCTATGCGCTGTTAAAACGCCCGGAAAGTGATCTGGTGGCAAAGGCCGCCTGA
- the nfo gene encoding deoxyribonuclease IV: MKYVGAHVSAAGGLENAALRAHQLDATAFALFTKNQRQWRAAPLTSDTIDAFRRACEQYGYQPGQILPHDSYLINLGHPVEEALEKSRAAFIDELQRCEQLGLTLLNFHPGSHLLQIDEDACLARIAESINIALSATRGVTAVIENTAGQGSNLGFRFEHLAAIIDGVEDKSRVGVCIDTCHAFAAGYDLRTEADCTSTFADFDRVVGFRYLRGMHLNDAKSAFGSRVDRHNSLGMGNIGHTAFSWIMRDARFDNIPLILETTNPDIWAEEIAWLKAQQTANATA; encoded by the coding sequence ATGAAATATGTCGGCGCACATGTTAGCGCAGCAGGCGGGCTGGAAAATGCCGCCCTGCGCGCCCACCAACTGGACGCCACCGCGTTTGCCCTGTTTACCAAAAACCAGCGCCAGTGGCGCGCAGCCCCCCTCACCAGTGACACCATCGACGCCTTTCGCCGCGCCTGTGAGCAGTATGGCTACCAGCCAGGCCAGATCCTTCCCCACGACAGTTATCTGATTAACCTCGGCCACCCGGTGGAAGAGGCGCTGGAAAAATCCCGCGCTGCGTTTATTGATGAGCTGCAGCGCTGCGAACAGCTGGGGCTGACACTGCTGAACTTCCACCCGGGCAGCCACCTGCTGCAAATTGATGAAGACGCCTGCCTGGCGCGCATTGCCGAGTCCATTAATATCGCCCTGAGCGCCACCCGGGGGGTGACCGCAGTAATTGAAAATACCGCCGGTCAGGGCAGCAATCTGGGGTTCCGCTTTGAGCATCTGGCCGCCATTATTGACGGCGTGGAGGATAAATCCCGGGTGGGGGTATGTATTGATACCTGCCACGCCTTCGCGGCGGGCTACGATCTGCGTACCGAAGCGGACTGCACCAGCACCTTTGCTGACTTTGATCGGGTTGTGGGGTTCCGTTACCTGCGCGGCATGCACCTGAATGATGCCAAAAGCGCATTCGGCAGCCGGGTAGACCGCCATAACAGCCTCGGGATGGGGAATATCGGCCATACGGCGTTCAGCTGGATCATGCGCGATGCGCGCTTTGACAATATTCCGCTGATTCTGGAAACCACCAACCCGGATATCTGGGCCGAAGAGATTGCCTGGCTGAAAGCGCAGCAGACCGCCAACGCCACCGCCTGA
- a CDS encoding YeiH family putative sulfate export transporter: MTAASLKQHSHHPLWRYIPGLVLTAIITGIAIEVGSVPAIAGAGFSALTVAILFGMVVGNTIYPKLGQTCGDGVIFSKQYLLRLGIILYGFRLTFAQIADVGISGLLIDALTLCSTFALACWLGHKVFGLDRETTWLIGAGSSICGAAAILAAEPVVKAQASKVTVAVATVVIFGTIAIFVYPLMYPLVSQWFTPETFGIYTGSTMHEVAQVVAAGHAISPETETAAVISKMLRVMMLAPFLLFMAARVKQLTPQGSGKKSKITIPWFAILFILVAVFNSFHLLPESLVNALVTFDTLCLAMAMAALGVTTHVSALKKAGVRPLLMALVLFIWLIVGGGAINLVIQSLLG, from the coding sequence ATGACCGCCGCTTCATTAAAGCAACACTCACACCACCCGCTCTGGCGTTACATCCCCGGGTTGGTCCTGACCGCAATCATCACCGGCATCGCCATTGAGGTGGGCTCTGTTCCTGCTATCGCAGGCGCAGGCTTCAGCGCCCTTACCGTGGCCATCCTGTTCGGTATGGTTGTCGGTAACACTATCTACCCCAAATTAGGGCAAACGTGCGGCGACGGGGTTATCTTCTCCAAGCAGTATCTTCTGCGGCTGGGGATCATCTTATACGGTTTTCGCCTCACATTTGCACAAATTGCCGATGTGGGTATCTCCGGCCTGTTAATTGACGCCTTAACCCTGTGCAGCACCTTCGCACTGGCCTGCTGGCTGGGGCACAAAGTGTTCGGGCTGGATCGGGAAACCACCTGGCTTATCGGGGCCGGTAGCAGCATCTGCGGTGCCGCCGCGATCCTGGCCGCTGAGCCGGTAGTGAAAGCGCAGGCCAGCAAAGTGACGGTTGCCGTCGCTACGGTGGTTATCTTCGGTACTATCGCTATCTTTGTGTACCCGTTAATGTACCCGCTGGTCAGCCAGTGGTTTACCCCGGAAACCTTCGGGATCTATACCGGCTCCACCATGCACGAAGTGGCCCAGGTTGTTGCGGCAGGTCATGCCATCAGCCCGGAAACGGAAACCGCAGCGGTTATCTCCAAAATGCTGCGTGTCATGATGCTGGCACCGTTCCTGCTGTTTATGGCGGCCCGTGTTAAACAACTGACCCCTCAGGGAAGCGGTAAGAAAAGCAAAATCACCATTCCGTGGTTTGCTATCCTGTTTATCCTGGTGGCGGTGTTTAACTCTTTCCACCTGTTACCGGAATCACTGGTTAACGCGCTGGTCACCTTCGATACCCTGTGCCTGGCAATGGCAATGGCCGCCCTTGGGGTCACTACCCATGTCAGCGCCCTGAAAAAAGCCGGGGTACGCCCGCTGCTGATGGCCCTGGTGTTGTTCATCTGGCTGATTGTTGGTGGTGGCGCTATCAACCTGGTGATTCAGTCTCTGCTGGGTTAA
- the yieE gene encoding DNA-binding transcriptional regulator YeiE, with protein sequence MHITLRQLEVFTEVLKGGSTTQASQALSLSQSAVSAALSDLEGQLGVQLFDRVGKRLVVNEHGRLLYPRAVALLEQGNEIEKMFREDNGAIRVYASSTIGNYILPAVIARYRSDFPGLPIELSVGNSMDVINAVADFRVDIGLIEGPCHMAEVVTVPWLEDELVVFAAPDSPVLQQEVTLETLAAAPWILRERGSGTREIVDYLLLSHLPEFRLEMELGNSEAIKHAVRHGLGISCLSRRVIADQLAYGVLVEVPLPLPRLVRSLYYIHHRQKHLSRALMRFLQYCEK encoded by the coding sequence ATGCATATCACATTGCGTCAACTGGAAGTCTTTACAGAAGTGCTCAAAGGGGGATCGACCACTCAGGCGTCCCAGGCCTTGTCGTTGTCCCAGTCCGCCGTGAGTGCGGCCCTGTCTGATCTTGAAGGCCAGTTGGGGGTGCAGCTATTTGACCGGGTCGGTAAGCGGCTGGTGGTCAATGAACATGGCCGGTTGCTGTATCCGCGGGCGGTGGCATTACTGGAGCAGGGCAACGAGATAGAGAAAATGTTCCGGGAGGATAACGGCGCCATCCGGGTCTATGCTAGTAGCACTATCGGCAACTATATATTGCCTGCGGTCATTGCCCGCTACCGGAGTGATTTCCCCGGCCTGCCCATTGAGTTAAGCGTGGGAAACAGCATGGACGTGATTAATGCGGTGGCGGATTTCCGGGTTGATATCGGGCTGATTGAAGGGCCGTGCCATATGGCAGAGGTGGTGACAGTCCCCTGGCTGGAGGATGAACTGGTGGTGTTTGCCGCGCCGGACTCCCCGGTATTACAGCAGGAGGTTACCCTGGAGACCCTGGCGGCGGCACCGTGGATTTTGCGTGAGCGCGGCTCCGGCACCCGGGAGATAGTGGACTACCTGCTGCTCTCTCACTTGCCGGAGTTTCGTCTGGAGATGGAGCTTGGCAACTCAGAGGCTATCAAACACGCTGTGCGCCACGGCCTTGGGATCAGCTGTCTCTCCCGCCGGGTGATAGCCGATCAGCTGGCGTACGGGGTGCTGGTGGAAGTGCCGCTGCCGTTGCCACGCCTGGTACGTTCTCTTTACTATATTCATCACCGCCAGAAGCATCTTTCCCGGGCATTAATGCGGTTTCTGCAGTACTGTGAAAAGTAG